Proteins encoded together in one Mycobacterium sp. MS1601 window:
- a CDS encoding zinc-binding dehydrogenase: MRAVVFEEFGGPVEVRSVADPTPSAGGVVVEVHNTGLCRSDWHAWAGHDDGVTLPHVPGHELVGVIAAVGADVRRWEVGMRVTTPFVCGCGDCQWCASGQAQVCPAQTQPGFTHWGSFAEFVALHAADANLVAVPEHIGDAAAAGLGCRFATAYRALTARARILPGEWVTVIGVGGVGLSAVQIAVAAGARVVAVDRTPAALDLARTLGAEHTVPADGRDVAAAVHEVTGGGSHVAVDAVGSATACADAIWSLRRQGRHVQLGLLPNVGGHPSIPMDRVIAWELDLLGSHGMAARDYPKMLELVGRGSLRPQALVERVVSLAEGAALLPSVGGAAPVGVTLIDPRL, translated from the coding sequence ATGCGCGCAGTGGTGTTCGAGGAGTTCGGTGGACCCGTCGAGGTCCGGTCGGTGGCCGACCCCACACCATCGGCCGGCGGAGTCGTCGTCGAAGTACACAACACCGGTCTGTGCCGCAGCGACTGGCACGCCTGGGCCGGACATGACGACGGCGTCACCCTGCCCCACGTTCCCGGCCACGAACTCGTCGGTGTCATCGCCGCGGTGGGCGCGGACGTCCGACGGTGGGAGGTCGGGATGCGGGTGACCACGCCATTCGTCTGCGGGTGCGGGGACTGCCAATGGTGCGCCTCCGGGCAGGCCCAAGTGTGCCCGGCGCAGACGCAGCCCGGTTTCACCCACTGGGGTTCGTTCGCCGAGTTCGTGGCTCTGCACGCCGCCGACGCGAACCTGGTGGCCGTGCCCGAGCACATCGGCGACGCCGCCGCCGCCGGACTGGGATGCCGTTTCGCCACCGCCTACCGGGCCCTCACCGCACGCGCGCGGATCCTCCCCGGGGAGTGGGTGACGGTGATCGGTGTCGGTGGAGTCGGCCTCAGCGCCGTGCAGATCGCTGTGGCCGCCGGCGCCAGAGTGGTTGCGGTGGACCGCACCCCCGCGGCCCTGGACCTGGCCCGCACCCTCGGCGCCGAACACACCGTGCCGGCCGACGGCCGCGACGTCGCCGCAGCTGTCCACGAAGTGACCGGCGGTGGCAGCCATGTCGCGGTCGACGCGGTGGGCTCTGCGACGGCGTGCGCAGATGCCATCTGGAGCCTGCGTCGCCAGGGCAGGCACGTCCAGCTTGGTCTGTTGCCCAACGTCGGCGGACATCCCTCGATACCGATGGACCGGGTGATCGCATGGGAGTTGGACCTGTTGGGCAGCCACGGCATGGCTGCCCGGGACTACCCGAAGATGTTGGAGTTGGTAGGCCGCGGCAGTCTGCGCCCACAGGCCCTCGTCGAGCGGGTGGTCAGCCTGGCCGAGGGGGCCGCTCTGCTGCCGTCGGTCGGTGGGGCCGCACCGGTGGGCGTCACCTTGATCGACCCCAGACTCTGA
- a CDS encoding arylsulfatase produces the protein MDFQGTISTDIRDSVPDWAPYRPAEAPTGAPNVLYLLWDDTGIATWDCFGGLVEMPNMKRLADRGVRLSQFHTTALCSPTRAALLTGRNPTSVGVSSVVNMVQGFPGQHGRIPAETALMSEVLAERGWSTYAVGKWHLAPLDDCHAAGSRRLWPQGRGFDRFYGFLDGMTDQWYPSLVSDSRHIDPPASPEDGYHLSQDLADNTIGFLRDHRAAAPDKPWFLYLCPGAGHSPHQVPVEWADRYRGRFDMGYERYREIALTNQKALGLIPDDTELSPMNPNSARTSSQGLPWPAGDEVLSWDLLSDDEKTVQCRMAEVFAGFLSYTDAQIGRVLDFLEETGQLDNTIIVAMSDNGASGEGGPTGTLHETIPMQGSALSAEDALRRMGELGGPSTQMNYSTGWAMAFNTPYKMFKRYASQEGGIADPCIISWPAGLSARGAVCDQYVHVSDVTPTMYDLLGLPAPTTVKGIVQKPLEGTSFASALLTGTGDGRKTTQFYSMLGTRGIWHQGWFANAVHPPTSLAQRGWSHFDDDTWELFHLDRDRSQIRDLAAEHPDRLEELKALWHENAVRYQAYPLNDLSVTEIVARGFGVGGAGASTRSVFYPGTPAGHTPVPGLLLGRSFTLRATLSVDRADACGVVFSQGNRAGGHALFFDDGRVNWVANLAGTEQVITSVGHIDLGRNDIQLSYLKTGSIEGSFDVLGDAELTINGRVAGARRGVPMAGLDMLQTVSAGRSVSHSVSSRYSSPFPLRGATLDEVSIEVRGESPLTPRTATDVGFARD, from the coding sequence ATGGACTTTCAAGGAACCATCAGCACCGACATCCGCGATTCCGTACCGGACTGGGCACCCTACCGCCCGGCGGAAGCACCCACCGGCGCACCGAATGTGCTGTACCTGCTGTGGGATGACACCGGTATCGCGACCTGGGACTGTTTCGGCGGACTGGTCGAGATGCCCAACATGAAGCGACTTGCCGACCGGGGCGTCCGGTTGAGCCAGTTCCACACCACGGCACTGTGCTCGCCGACGCGCGCAGCGTTGCTGACGGGCCGCAACCCGACGTCGGTCGGGGTGTCGTCGGTGGTGAACATGGTGCAGGGCTTTCCGGGGCAGCACGGGCGCATCCCGGCGGAGACGGCCCTGATGTCCGAGGTGCTCGCCGAGCGTGGATGGTCCACCTACGCCGTCGGCAAGTGGCACCTGGCCCCGCTGGACGACTGCCATGCGGCGGGGTCGCGACGGCTCTGGCCACAGGGTCGGGGATTCGACCGGTTTTACGGTTTCCTCGACGGCATGACCGATCAGTGGTACCCCAGCCTGGTCAGCGATAGTAGGCACATCGATCCGCCTGCCTCGCCCGAGGACGGCTATCACCTGTCACAGGACCTCGCGGACAACACCATCGGCTTCCTGCGCGATCACCGTGCGGCAGCCCCGGACAAACCCTGGTTCCTCTATCTGTGTCCGGGGGCGGGGCATTCGCCACACCAGGTTCCCGTGGAGTGGGCCGACAGGTACCGGGGCCGGTTCGACATGGGCTACGAGCGGTATCGCGAGATCGCACTGACGAATCAGAAGGCGCTGGGGCTGATTCCGGACGACACCGAGTTGTCGCCGATGAATCCGAACAGCGCCCGCACCTCCTCGCAGGGCTTGCCCTGGCCGGCGGGCGACGAGGTGTTGTCCTGGGACTTGCTGTCCGATGACGAGAAGACAGTGCAGTGCCGAATGGCCGAGGTGTTCGCCGGATTCCTCAGCTACACCGATGCGCAGATCGGGCGTGTGCTCGACTTCCTCGAGGAGACAGGGCAATTGGACAACACGATCATCGTGGCCATGTCCGACAACGGAGCCAGCGGAGAAGGCGGCCCGACAGGCACGCTGCACGAAACGATCCCGATGCAGGGGTCTGCACTCTCGGCCGAAGACGCACTGCGCAGAATGGGCGAACTCGGTGGACCCAGTACGCAGATGAACTATTCGACCGGGTGGGCCATGGCCTTCAACACCCCCTACAAGATGTTCAAGCGATACGCGTCCCAGGAGGGTGGCATCGCCGATCCGTGCATCATTTCGTGGCCCGCCGGGCTGAGTGCCCGCGGCGCCGTGTGTGACCAGTACGTCCACGTCAGCGATGTGACGCCGACGATGTATGACCTGTTGGGTCTGCCCGCACCGACCACCGTCAAGGGCATAGTGCAGAAGCCCTTGGAAGGGACCAGTTTTGCGTCGGCCCTGCTGACGGGAACCGGAGACGGACGCAAAACGACGCAGTTCTACTCGATGCTGGGGACCCGCGGCATCTGGCATCAGGGCTGGTTCGCCAACGCTGTGCACCCGCCGACCTCGTTGGCGCAACGGGGTTGGTCCCACTTCGACGACGACACGTGGGAGCTGTTCCACCTCGACCGAGACCGCAGCCAGATCCGCGACCTCGCCGCTGAACATCCCGACAGGCTCGAGGAACTGAAAGCGCTGTGGCACGAGAACGCCGTGCGGTACCAGGCCTACCCACTCAACGATCTCAGTGTGACTGAGATCGTCGCGCGGGGGTTCGGTGTCGGCGGCGCCGGGGCATCAACACGATCGGTGTTCTACCCGGGAACCCCGGCCGGGCACACTCCCGTTCCCGGCCTGCTGTTGGGCCGCTCGTTCACCCTGCGCGCGACTCTGTCAGTGGACAGAGCCGATGCCTGTGGTGTGGTGTTCTCCCAGGGCAACCGGGCCGGCGGCCACGCGCTGTTCTTCGATGACGGCCGGGTCAACTGGGTGGCCAACCTCGCCGGCACAGAGCAGGTCATCACGTCTGTAGGACATATCGATCTGGGGCGCAACGACATCCAGCTCAGCTATCTCAAGACAGGATCGATCGAAGGAAGCTTCGATGTCCTCGGCGACGCGGAGCTGACCATCAACGGCCGAGTTGCCGGCGCGCGCAGGGGCGTGCCCATGGCCGGGTTGGACATGTTGCAGACCGTCTCGGCGGGCCGCAGCGTGAGCCATTCGGTGT
- a CDS encoding TetR family transcriptional regulator: protein MTGDIGKREAHKIATRHAIQASADALFASRGYADTTVRDIADAAGITERTFFRYFAGKEALLVKDIEALLPVLADAIRRRPAAEPPLDAVRNAVLELGKQLPDANSLSWLFHDGPPGPKLEKSTPGLLLRFEQLIADAIADRLPGTPDPRFRSEVLARCAVGALRSAGIRRWYLDDEDVPSREELITQAFDILRYG from the coding sequence ATGACCGGCGACATCGGGAAGCGCGAGGCGCACAAGATCGCCACCCGCCACGCCATCCAGGCCAGCGCCGATGCGCTCTTCGCCAGCCGGGGCTACGCCGACACCACCGTCCGCGACATCGCCGACGCCGCCGGCATCACCGAACGGACCTTCTTCCGCTACTTTGCCGGCAAGGAAGCGCTGCTGGTCAAGGACATCGAGGCGTTGCTGCCGGTGCTGGCGGACGCAATTCGCCGACGCCCTGCCGCCGAGCCACCGCTGGACGCGGTGCGCAACGCGGTACTGGAACTCGGCAAGCAACTGCCCGACGCCAATTCCTTGTCCTGGCTGTTCCACGACGGTCCACCGGGCCCGAAGTTGGAGAAGTCGACACCCGGGCTGCTGCTGCGCTTCGAACAGCTCATCGCCGACGCCATCGCCGATCGCCTCCCCGGCACCCCGGATCCCCGCTTTCGCAGCGAGGTCTTGGCCCGGTGCGCGGTCGGCGCACTGCGCAGCGCAGGCATCCGGCGCTGGTACCTCGACGACGAGGACGTCCCCAGCCGGGAGGAACTGATCACCCAGGCCTTCGACATCCTCCGGTACGGCTGA